The following nucleotide sequence is from Apodemus sylvaticus chromosome 2, mApoSyl1.1, whole genome shotgun sequence.
CTATATAATTATAGCTTTTGGAACATGAGAGCTTAATGGCGGATCTAAGAGATTAACTAGCCAAATCCAAAATAAGCTATTTTGTCAGAAACTTGAATAGCACCTTTCTAAAGCCATAAAATTTTTCCTGCTTATTTCCTTCAACTTAAGTTTCTGAGTATTTCAGTTCTAATATGTCTCCTGTAACATTGAGAGAATTCAGTAATACCTAGACACAAGACACAGGGTTGTTAGCAAGGAGATATGAAATATTAACTGTAACTATCCCCTAGTTTATAATAACATTCTTTACAAAAAAGTAGTATAGTTACTTTGTAATCTGGCTCTGGAACTATTTActgtacatgaaataaatcttgatCCATCATTTTAATATAGCATGGGGTACTTTAAAATGGGCAAAACAAAATATTGTCTCCAAAGATGAAGGAAAGTGGAGGTGATTCATGCAGTATATTTCTTTAGCACAGGTCCTTTCCCTAAAGTAATATACAGTGATCTTTTGTATTGAGGGTTTGTGGTTCCCCTTTTAAGCTACAAACAAAATCATTTCTCCTTAAATCTGTCCTGTTTTAATTCATTATTCAGCGCTAGTTCCCAGACTGTGTAAGGCCACTTACTTAAGAATAGTGGTGCCCGCCTGCTCCTTGCAAGTCCCAACAACTGTACAGCAGTCAGATTCGTGGTGCAGGTTTTCCCCATCATAAAACAAGGTTGAGGTAAGCTCTGTGTCATGGAATACTTCTGGACAACAGAAGATATTTTATCTTCTAGTAGACTCAAAGGAAGACGTAAGTACTTAGCTGACAACTGAAATGGTTTGATTTATATATTCAGAACCAGAATCTTTTTTGTTTATTCCcgctttctttgatttctttcttattgttTTCAGGGAACACTGAAAGGTTTTGACCAGACCATTAACTTGATCTTGGATGAAAGCCATGAGCGAGTGTTCAGCTCTTCACAGGGAGTAGAACAAGTGGTCCTGGGGTTGTACATTGTGAGAGGTGACAATGTGTAAGTACAGCGGTCGGTGGCAGTACAGTTTTGATACTGCTATGCTTGCTGTATGCAAGAGAGATTTTTCCCCAACATATATGATGCCCTATGTATAATAGAATTGTGCACTTACTTGTTTTGTAGATACAGcttatcttatatatatataattgtaaacATTTTATGTTGAGATGCCTCAGGAGTCAACTAAAGTGATCTCATAAACCAAACATTTACCTACTGAGATTTCTTGTGTATTTACTTTTTTGAGAATTGGGCTTTGAACCTAGAATCTTGTACTTGGAGAACAGGCCGTCTGCTATTGAACTGTGTTCTCTTTTTACATCTTGAGACCAGGCCTTCCTAAGTTGCTCACACTGACTTTGAACTTTAGAGTCTCCCTACTGCCACAGCCTCCTAGTAGCATAAACCACCAGTGTGTGTGCCCAGATATGGCCAGAAAGGGccctgctttgtttgtttatttattataagtacactgtagctgccttcagacacaccagaagagggcattggatcccattacagatggttgtgagccaccatatggttgctgggatttgaactcaggagttctggaagaacaatgctcttaaccactgagccatctctccagccccatcaaatTCTTAAAGAGGCTTCTTAACGATTTggaaaatctcttttaaaacatCTCCCATGTTTACTGTTTTTAGTGTAGTGGATATACTTAATGTGTCCCATGAAACACCTGCTGTCTGGTTGAATTTAGAACATTGATAGTGTAGTTTGAGATATCTTAGAGGTAGCACTTTGAGAAAAGCAGTAACCGTTTTGGGCAGTGCTGTTCAGTCACTTTCTGATGATGGCATGCCTCATGATTCAACACTTTGCATTACAGCTACTTGCTTTGTGTAGCTGTGGTGTGTTTGAAAAGTGGTGGTAACCAGAGAACTTTAAATTTTGATTTGGGGattctttgtttgcttggttttgggttttgtttaattttttgtttttgagtataatgaggctgacctggaatttgttACTTAGCCCACATTTACTTCATTCTCCTTTATCTTCCCAAGTGCTAGTTAGCATTATACATGTCATCTACCTTTTGTggctaaaatttaaatataattatatttatggtTTTAGAATACTATGAAGAGTCAAAATATGACTAGAAGACAGCAAAAGATATTAGTAACAAGGAGGTTTGAAGGGATATATAAGATGTAGGACAAGGGACACTGAATTTACTTTGTGGATATGCTTAAGTTTAATAGTGAATACTGTaagcttattttaaaatgaacacaTGCTCTATTTACTTAACTTTATCTGAAAACCGTATTTAGGTAAATATGATCAATTGAGCCTTAATTAACGTTGTGTCTATAAATGGTCTCCGGAGATGACTTTTGGGTTAGATTATAAAGTGGGAGATCCAGAGCAGAGGGCCAGGTCCTCTGAGCACAGCAGTACTGACGAAACACTAGGAGTGTGTCGACTGATGGATTATTACAGTACCCCTTGTGTCTATGTAAAAAGTAACTAGAATTGAACATTTACCCTAAACCTACCAGGACTAAAACCTGCTTTTAGGAGCCCATGAAAACAGACTTAGAGTTTTAAGAGTTTTTAACAAGTAAATGGATTAGAGTCTTGTTAGTAGCTTGCAATTAGCCCTCCTACCCCATGAggtattttgtttgtcttttatgtAAATGCTGCAGATCAGCTGTCAGTTTTTCAAAGAGCTGATGTTCAGACACTTCACAGAATCTCTTTATGTATATTGCTGTAGTATCTTCACGATGTTTCTTGAGCTCCATGACTTGGGGTAATTCACTTAGTGATGAAATGGCTTTTGCTTCCTACCTTGTGTTTTCACTGCACCGTCTCAGTTCCACGTTTCAGAAGATGCTGTAGTTAATGAGACTTTAGAAATGTTTGTTAGcttattttagaaatgatttaACTCTGTCTTTTTTCCTATACTAATAACAGAGCAGTCATTGGGGAAATAGATGAAGAGACAGATTCTGCACTCGACTTGGGGAACATCCGAGCAGAACCTCTGAACTCCGTAGCACACTGAAAACGCCATGTGTAGAGAGAAGTCTGTAAATCCTGTACAGAAACGTCTTATTCTGAGAGTGATGTTTAGATTTTTTATGAGTGTGTAATTGTGGATTTTGACTTCATGTTGGTACACTGTAAtatgtaatttaaatatttctacatttttattggGAAACATTGCCTAAATTAATAAATGTGGTTGCCTGGTTTATTTTTCTACCAAATGATACAAAAATCTAAGGGTCATTTTGAAAACTTAGAAAATACCATTTACTTTTGGTAATTTAATATTTATGGGAAATTGGCTGTAAAGGGAACTTAGTCTGTTATTGTAACTTATACAtgcaaataatagtaataaatgacacatttctttttgtggttttctttctttctttctttcttttctttctttttttttttttaacagaaaattaCCAGATAGTAAATTGCCCTCTACAGGTAACTGTGCCATAGACTTCATCCCAATGTACTGCAGTTCTCCAGTAGTTGAAAAATTGTTCCCTCGGgtctaagaaatgaaaaaaaagttttggtTGAGTAATGAAAAACTTGCAAACTTAATTTGCAACAAAAGGTAATAGGAAACTAGGAATGACCAAGAATATGTGGATAAATCTTTAGATGCCCATTAAGGTCACAGTATTTGGTATCTGCGAATCTTAAATGCCGTTGTACTATTGAATTCTTTTAGAAAGAGTGAGGAATGTCTATATTCAAAGAGTTTTTGTTTAGTGTGGGAAATTAGTTAAGTCAGGAGCAGTGGTCTCTGCTATCTCTCTTAGTCCATGAGGCTACTTTGTtaaacttttcaaaaatattcatAGGAACAGTGTTGTAagtcatatttaaatattttaagcacTCATAGAACTCATCAGTTTAATGTGTGGGTATCTTAGTGATAGAGTAGAGAAATGTAGACATCCTTGTAATTCAAATaaagtttgtgtttttattatttttcatttttataagtgAAAATACAAAATTTTCTGTAAGGATGCAACTagtaaaaattttatgttttaaaggctATGATCTTCACAACAGTTTCTTGCTTCTGTTAAAACATAAGCAGCCACAGATAATTCATAaatgtatagtcttggctgtcttcCCAGTAGAACTTCATTTACAAAGCAGTCAGGCTCTATTTGGCCTGAATGCcataattttatgaattaatcTAAAGTCAGTTCAAAGAGAAATGATGATGCAGTTTGTAAGTTCTGAGAAAGGCTTATAGAAAAGGCTGTCTTCAGGGATTAGAACCAAGTTTGTTGAACACTTTAATATCCAGAAGTCTAATAGAGTCATTTTGGTTAAGAACAAGCCTTGTGAGGAAGGGGTGGGAAATAATGTAAGTCACAGCTTGGCATCAGCACTTTCCAACCTGTAATCAGTAATAAAATGATTGTGATGCAAAATGGGTAAAGCCAGTGAGTTTAGGGACTGAAAGCCAGATAGGTTTTTTTGAAGTCTACATAGTGCTTTACATCCTAAACTGATTGCAAAAATTAAGCCAGATTGTTTATTTCCTCAAAAGTTTTTATTCTACCAGTACAAATTAAGTCCATACATCTTTTCCCAAATGTGTTTTTCTGATTGAGATTGGATAAAACATCTAGACTGCTTTTATAGAAGTGAATGATCAGGGACCAGATGCTGTTTTCTGACTCTTCCTGGATGTCTGTGGCTCTTTGTGTGTTCACAGCcactttaaaaattgaatttgctCTTGCCTGAAAACTATTTAGGGAGACAGTCGTTTCTGTGCAGTGTCAAGGTTTTATGTTCCTTAATGAGGTTTATTCTGCAGTCAATATTATTTATAAAGCCTCAAGTCAGTTATAACTCTCACATCTTTGTTTTGTGATTCAGACATAAGTCATAATTAAAAACCAGCGTACTGAAAATGAGTTAAAAATGTTTCTGGGCAAGCCATTTTCATAAAGTAAGTTGAAGGAGCAATAAAAGGACTACATAAGTTGAGGGGAAACGCTTTTTTCTTTGTAGTTGAACAAGTACCATTAAATTATTCAAGAGAGCATCACTTTTAGGTTAAATCACTTTGTTAAATGGCTTCATGGTGACAGTTTGGATGTAAAAATAGAACAAGTTTTGGATCCATAAAcactaaaagataattttttatcaGTACTTAACTTTTAGACAGCCTTTTCTATAATCAGTACCTTCAGATCATTCTCAAAGTTTAAAGTTAACAATGTGAGAATACATAAGGAATAAAAAGATTTCATTTCAGTATAGGATAACCATGTGAGCGTTTCTGCTTATACTCTGAAAGGACTGGTTAAGTGGTAAAGGATGTAGCCCTTTGTAAAGCCATGTGATTGTGCTTGCCTAATAGCTAAAGTTATAAAGCCGTCTTCCATTTGCAGTATGGTGTATTGTGGAGCTTTGCCTTCTGGATTTAGTAGCATTGTTTATTTGAATTGTTTTACAGGTGTAATGCTGTATGCTTCCAATAGTGATCTTATTTATGGGGACATTGGAGCTCTAACTTATCTAGGATTTTGTAGACAGCGACAGTCCCGCAAACTGGCCTCATTAAAGCTATCCGAGGCACTGCAAAAAAAATGTTCTTGAGCCTTGCTCATTGGTCTTGGTTTATTGCATATATAATGGAACAAATGGGAATAATACTTAAAATGAACCCGGCACTTGGTTCCTTGAGTCTTTACGGTTCTATCTTATTTATGTGAGGTGTTCTGTCTTAATTTAAGTCTTGGGCAAATGAAATAACATTGCATCATGTTTCCACGTGAGACTAGAAGGAACTGTTAGCAAGAAACTAGCTCCATCCAGCTTTCCTCAGATGCATTCAGTGTTCTCTTCTGACCAGCTGAGCGTTCATTCTGCTCAGCAGAGCAGTTCTTACACTTGGTAAGTGCTATTTGATTGTTATTTCTCCGGACAGGGAGCCCTGTAAGGGCTTAGTTGCTATTTGTGACACTGCCTCCTAGTGACCATTCCTTTTCTAAGCCTCAGTATACTTGAATAGATCAGAGAGTGTTGTCAGGGACACTTGTCAAGCTGAGAATAAAAGCTGAAAGCTGCTTCTAAGGCAGGGACAAAATAAACACGTCGGTATTTACCACTTTTGCGGTGACTTCTCTGACTTATCTTGATGCAAAGATTTAATAAGTTTTCTAAACTGTTCTAGTATCAGGATATAATGTATGAGGCTGCATTCATTTAAAGCTACTACAatcctcttttttaaaatagatatgaCTTAGTCTGATCACTTTTTCCCATTTCTGTTA
It contains:
- the Lsm8 gene encoding LSM8 homolog, U6 small nuclear RNA associated, with translation MTSALENYINRTVAVITSDGRMIVGTLKGFDQTINLILDESHERVFSSSQGVEQVVLGLYIVRGDNVAVIGEIDEETDSALDLGNIRAEPLNSVAH